A single window of Gossypium arboreum isolate Shixiya-1 chromosome 13, ASM2569848v2, whole genome shotgun sequence DNA harbors:
- the LOC108463932 gene encoding uncharacterized protein LOC108463932 isoform X1, which yields MNTRNSRVSRGQKSKKFQGEGPNWILIAGGALLSTLSVRLGYKLKQALDTKQQDNATASLKENGTSDRRRSSGCRLHSNMYAFTEEDDGCFNCMSGAENIEKHPPNGQILPESEVALPLVTVPTSDFSKDNGVMWASSPDRLELPPRPFHHSNCSDSPCVSESGSDIFSKREVIQKLRQHLKRRDDMILEMQDQIMELQNSLNAQVAHSTHLQSQLDAANRDLFDSQREILRLRKAIADHCVGYGGTNKMTSIDTVWPSDIRNGHANGYLDVESNSDSPEKGRGDGERIEMLKREVGELKEVIEGKEYLLQSYKEQKLELSMKIKELQQRLDSQLPNIL from the exons ATGAATACAAGAAACAGTAGGGTATCTAGGGGTCAGAAGTCAAAAAAATTTCAGGGTGAGGGGCCAAATTGGATTCTCATCGCTGGTGGTGCTTTGCTAAGTACTTTATCAGTTAGACTTGGTTACAAGCTGAAGCAGGCACTTGACACAAAGCAGCAGGACAATGCTACTGCCAGCTTGAAAG AGAATGGAACTTCTGATAGAAGGAGATCGTCAGGTTGCCGATTGCATTCAAACATGTACGCATTtactgaagaagatgatggttgtTTCAACTGCATGTCAG GAGCTGAAAACATAGAGAAGCACCCACCCAATGGACAGATACTGCCAGAATCTGAGGTTGCTCTCCCTCTGGTGACAGTCCCCACCTCTGATTTCAGCAAGGATAATGGTGTTATGTGGGCATCATCTCCAGATCGCCTTGAGTTGCCTCCTAGGCCATTTCACCATTCTAACTGCTCTGACTCACCATGTGTCTCAGAATCTGGCTCTGACATATTTAGCAAGCGGGAAGTGATACAGAAACTAAGGCAACACTTAAAAAGAAGAGATGATATGATTCTGGAGATGCAGGATCAGATTATGGAACTGCAGAATTCGCTGAATGCTCAGGTGGCACACTCAACTCACCTACAATCACAACTGGATGCTGCAAATAGAGACTTGTTCGACTCTCAGAGAGAAATCCTAAGGCTGAGGAAGGCAATTGCAGATCACTGTGTAGGATATGGTGGCACAAATAAGATGACATCAATCGATACAGTTTGGCCATCAGACATAAGAAATGGCCATGCTAATGGGTATCTTGATGTGGAGAGCAACTCAGACTCCCCTGAGAAGGGAAGGGGAGATGGGGAGAGAATTGAGATGCTGAAGAGAGAAGTAGGAGAACTAAAAGAGGTGATAGAAGGGAAAGAGTATTTGCTGCAGAGCTACAAGGAGCAGAAGCTGGAGCTTTCCATGAAGATCAAGGAGTTGCAACAGAGATTGGATTCCCAGCTCCCCAACATTTTGTAG
- the LOC108463932 gene encoding uncharacterized protein LOC108463932 isoform X3: protein MSRVSRGQKSKKFQGEGPNWILIAGGALLSTLSVRLGYKLKQALDTKQQDNATASLKENGTSDRRRSSGCRLHSNMYAFTEEDDGCFNCMSGAENIEKHPPNGQILPESEVALPLVTVPTSDFSKDNGVMWASSPDRLELPPRPFHHSNCSDSPCVSESGSDIFSKREVIQKLRQHLKRRDDMILEMQDQIMELQNSLNAQVAHSTHLQSQLDAANRDLFDSQREILRLRKAIADHCVGYGGTNKMTSIDTVWPSDIRNGHANGYLDVESNSDSPEKGRGDGERIEMLKREVGELKEVIEGKEYLLQSYKEQKLELSMKIKELQQRLDSQLPNIL, encoded by the exons ATGAG TAGGGTATCTAGGGGTCAGAAGTCAAAAAAATTTCAGGGTGAGGGGCCAAATTGGATTCTCATCGCTGGTGGTGCTTTGCTAAGTACTTTATCAGTTAGACTTGGTTACAAGCTGAAGCAGGCACTTGACACAAAGCAGCAGGACAATGCTACTGCCAGCTTGAAAG AGAATGGAACTTCTGATAGAAGGAGATCGTCAGGTTGCCGATTGCATTCAAACATGTACGCATTtactgaagaagatgatggttgtTTCAACTGCATGTCAG GAGCTGAAAACATAGAGAAGCACCCACCCAATGGACAGATACTGCCAGAATCTGAGGTTGCTCTCCCTCTGGTGACAGTCCCCACCTCTGATTTCAGCAAGGATAATGGTGTTATGTGGGCATCATCTCCAGATCGCCTTGAGTTGCCTCCTAGGCCATTTCACCATTCTAACTGCTCTGACTCACCATGTGTCTCAGAATCTGGCTCTGACATATTTAGCAAGCGGGAAGTGATACAGAAACTAAGGCAACACTTAAAAAGAAGAGATGATATGATTCTGGAGATGCAGGATCAGATTATGGAACTGCAGAATTCGCTGAATGCTCAGGTGGCACACTCAACTCACCTACAATCACAACTGGATGCTGCAAATAGAGACTTGTTCGACTCTCAGAGAGAAATCCTAAGGCTGAGGAAGGCAATTGCAGATCACTGTGTAGGATATGGTGGCACAAATAAGATGACATCAATCGATACAGTTTGGCCATCAGACATAAGAAATGGCCATGCTAATGGGTATCTTGATGTGGAGAGCAACTCAGACTCCCCTGAGAAGGGAAGGGGAGATGGGGAGAGAATTGAGATGCTGAAGAGAGAAGTAGGAGAACTAAAAGAGGTGATAGAAGGGAAAGAGTATTTGCTGCAGAGCTACAAGGAGCAGAAGCTGGAGCTTTCCATGAAGATCAAGGAGTTGCAACAGAGATTGGATTCCCAGCTCCCCAACATTTTGTAG
- the LOC108463932 gene encoding uncharacterized protein LOC108463932 isoform X2, with the protein MRNSRVSRGQKSKKFQGEGPNWILIAGGALLSTLSVRLGYKLKQALDTKQQDNATASLKENGTSDRRRSSGCRLHSNMYAFTEEDDGCFNCMSGAENIEKHPPNGQILPESEVALPLVTVPTSDFSKDNGVMWASSPDRLELPPRPFHHSNCSDSPCVSESGSDIFSKREVIQKLRQHLKRRDDMILEMQDQIMELQNSLNAQVAHSTHLQSQLDAANRDLFDSQREILRLRKAIADHCVGYGGTNKMTSIDTVWPSDIRNGHANGYLDVESNSDSPEKGRGDGERIEMLKREVGELKEVIEGKEYLLQSYKEQKLELSMKIKELQQRLDSQLPNIL; encoded by the exons ATGAG AAACAGTAGGGTATCTAGGGGTCAGAAGTCAAAAAAATTTCAGGGTGAGGGGCCAAATTGGATTCTCATCGCTGGTGGTGCTTTGCTAAGTACTTTATCAGTTAGACTTGGTTACAAGCTGAAGCAGGCACTTGACACAAAGCAGCAGGACAATGCTACTGCCAGCTTGAAAG AGAATGGAACTTCTGATAGAAGGAGATCGTCAGGTTGCCGATTGCATTCAAACATGTACGCATTtactgaagaagatgatggttgtTTCAACTGCATGTCAG GAGCTGAAAACATAGAGAAGCACCCACCCAATGGACAGATACTGCCAGAATCTGAGGTTGCTCTCCCTCTGGTGACAGTCCCCACCTCTGATTTCAGCAAGGATAATGGTGTTATGTGGGCATCATCTCCAGATCGCCTTGAGTTGCCTCCTAGGCCATTTCACCATTCTAACTGCTCTGACTCACCATGTGTCTCAGAATCTGGCTCTGACATATTTAGCAAGCGGGAAGTGATACAGAAACTAAGGCAACACTTAAAAAGAAGAGATGATATGATTCTGGAGATGCAGGATCAGATTATGGAACTGCAGAATTCGCTGAATGCTCAGGTGGCACACTCAACTCACCTACAATCACAACTGGATGCTGCAAATAGAGACTTGTTCGACTCTCAGAGAGAAATCCTAAGGCTGAGGAAGGCAATTGCAGATCACTGTGTAGGATATGGTGGCACAAATAAGATGACATCAATCGATACAGTTTGGCCATCAGACATAAGAAATGGCCATGCTAATGGGTATCTTGATGTGGAGAGCAACTCAGACTCCCCTGAGAAGGGAAGGGGAGATGGGGAGAGAATTGAGATGCTGAAGAGAGAAGTAGGAGAACTAAAAGAGGTGATAGAAGGGAAAGAGTATTTGCTGCAGAGCTACAAGGAGCAGAAGCTGGAGCTTTCCATGAAGATCAAGGAGTTGCAACAGAGATTGGATTCCCAGCTCCCCAACATTTTGTAG
- the LOC108463930 gene encoding uncharacterized protein LOC108463930: MEEDKSVSPQQRLQQQFLLHQQKQQQQQQQQQQQQQQMLLLQQLQKQAQHHQQQQQAISRFPSNIDAHLRTTPGVLPNRAINIHPNPNSTPNPNPNPNSTPNSQQQQQPSQSQQQQQQQQRQQQQQQKQMRPLNQAELQMAYQDALRVCHPDFKRPFSSLEDACERLLPYHVVADYEAEEDDRILDSDTTGQMPSRSQQWDHNIAAKVAEFTATFEKQALAFNIISRKRAAGEFRSEERLMVEQALLQEEKRAMLELRAEIESREKAGREAHEAKLRMAAMVQAEQARAELQAHAEIMARGPIRANALGSHGHDIGEQSQGLNPDEMMNGWGNNAPRDEKEPSEDFLNDEETENGDTSVQNEWREVGEFDLNSR; the protein is encoded by the exons ATGGAGGAAGACAAGTCAGTGAGTCCTCAGCAGCGGCTGCAGCAGCAATTTCTCTTACACCAACAGAAACAACAACAACAGCAACAGCAACAGCAACAGCAACAGCAACAAATGCTTCTCTTACAACAACTTCAGAAACAAGCCCAACATCACCAGCAACAGCAGCAGGCAATTTCTCGCTTCCCTTCCAACATTGATGCCCATTTACGTACTACTCCTGGTGTTCTTCCCAATCGTGCTATTAACATCCACCCAAACCCTAATTCAACCCCCAATCCTAACCCTAACCCTAATTCCACTCCTAATTCACAACAACAGCAACAGCCCTCACAATCACAGCAACAGCAACAGCAACAGCAGCGACAACAACAGCAGCAGCAGAAGCAGATGCGGCCGTTGAATCAAGCTGAACTTCAGATGGCTTATCAGGATGCCTTGCGTGTTTGTCACCCTGATTTTAAACGACCTTTTTCTTCCCTTGAAGATGCCTGTGAAAG GTTACTACCTTACCATGTTGTAGCAGACTATGAAGCAGAGGAGGATGACAGAATTCTTGATTCTGACACAACGGGCCAGATGCCATCTCGGTCCCAGCAGTGGGATCACAACATTGCTGCCAAAGTCGCCGAGTTCACAGCGACGTTCGAGAAACAGGCACTTGCCTTCAACATAATATCTCGCAAACGAGCTGCAGGGGAATTTCGATCTGAGGAAAGGTTGATGGTTGAGCAGGCTCTTCTCCAGGAAGAGAAGAGAGCCATGCTTGAGTTGAGAGCAGAAATAGAATCAAGGGAGAAGGCTGGTCGGGAGGCTCATGAGGCTAAGTTGCGAATGGCGGCAATGGTTCAGGCAGAGCAAGCTCGAGCTGAATTGCAAGCTCATGCTGAAATAATGGCCCGAGGACCTATAAGAGCAAATGCGCTTGGATCTCATGGTCATGACATTGGAGAACAGTCACAGGGTTTAAACCCTGATGAGATGATGAACGGATGGGGGAACAATGCACCACGGGATGAAAAGGAGCCTTCGGAAGATTTCTTGAATGATGAAGAGACTGAAAACGGAGATACAAGTGTGCAGAACGAATGGCGTGAAGTTGGGGAGTTTGATTTGAACAGTAGATAG